Sequence from the Nocardioides exalbidus genome:
GACGAGTGGCAGCAGGCCCTCGCCGACAACGGCTGGATCGACGAGTTCAAGACCGGCGACGACTTCACGGCGTTCCTGCAGGAGCAGGACCAGCGTGTCGCCACCACCCTCGAGGAGCTGGACCTGCTGTGAGCACATCACTCGACACCGACCGTCAGACACCTGACGCACCCCCGCCCGCGACACCCGACCGCGACATGGCCCAGCTCGGCCTGGCCGCGCTGCTGGTCGTGGTGGGCGCCTACACCTTCTACGACGCCACCACCCTGCGGATCGGGTTCGGCGACCCGGTCGGACCGCGCGTGTTCCCCTACGTCATCGGCGCGGTGACGGTCGCGCTCGGGCTGCTGCTCGTGCTGGCCACCCTCCGCGGCAACGTGCCCGAGGCCGAGGGCGGCGAGGACATCGACCTGCGGCAGCCCGCCGACTGGATCACGGTCGCCAAGCTCGTCGGCGTCCTCCTCTTCACCGTGCTGACGATCTCGTTCGTCGGCTGGGCGCTGAGCGGCGCGATCCTCTTCGTCGGCTCCGCCTGGGCGCTGGGCAGCCGGACGCTCGTGCGCGACGTCATCGTCGGCCTCGTGCTGTCCGTGGCCAGCTGGTACTTCTTCCACGAGGGGCTGGGCGTCATCCTCCCGGCCGGCATCCTGGACGGGGTGCTCTGATGGACAGCCTCAACCTGCTGATGGACGGCTTCGGCGCCATCCTCACCCCGCAGAACCTGCTCTTCGCCGCGATCGGCGTGCTGCTCGGCACGTTCGTCGGCGTGCTGCCCGGCATCGGACCGGCGATGGCCATCGCGCTGCTGCTTCCGGTGACCTACGGCCTGGAGCCGATCCCGGCGTTCATCATGTTCGCCGGCATCTACTACGGCGGCATGTACGGCGGCTCGACGACGGCGATCCTGCTGAACACCCCCGGTGAGTCCGCGTCGGTGATGACGGCCCTCGAGGGCAACCTGATGGCCAAGGCGGGGCGGGCGTCGCAGGCGCTGGCCACCGCGGCCATCGGGTCGTTCATCGCCGGGACGATCGGCACGATGCTCGTGGTCTTCTTCGCCCCCGCGCTCGCCTCGGTGGCGGTCGAGATCGGCGCACCGTCCTACTTCGCACTGATGGTGCTCGCGATGGTCAGCGTCACCAGCGTGCTGGGCGGATCGCCGCTGCGCGGCTTCATCGCGCTGTTCCTCGGCCTCACCATCGGCCTCGTCGGGCTCGACCTCAACACCGGCCAGACGCGGTTGAGCTTCGACCAGCCGCTCCTGGCGGGCCGCATCGACGTCGTCGTCGTGGCCGTCGCGATCTTCGCCCTCGGCGAGGCGTTCTGGGTCGCCGCCCACCTGCGCCGCAGCCCGGTGCGGATCATCCCGGTGGGCCAGCCCTGGCTGAGCGGCAAGGACCTCAAGCGCTCCTGGGGTCCGTGGCTGCGCGGGACGGCCTTCGGCTTCCCGTTCGGCGCGGTGCCCGCGGGCGGTGCCGAGATCCCGACGTTCCTCTCCTTCGTCACCGAGAAGAAGCTCGCCGTCCGGCGCGGTCAGGACGAGTTCGGCAAGGGCGCCATCGAGGGCGTGGCCGGACCGGAGGCCGCCAACAACGCGTCCGCGGCCGGCACCTTCGTGCCCCTCCTGGCCCTCGGCCTGCCGGTCACCGCGACCTCGGCGGTGATGCTCTCGGCCTTCCAGGGATACGGCATCGAGCCGGGCCCCAGCCTGATGACCGACCAGCCCGAGCTGGTGTGGGCGCTGCTCGCCAGCCTGCTGGTCGGCAACGCGCTCCTGCTGGTGCTCAACCTGCCGCTCGCGCCGCTGTGGGCCAAGCTGCTGCGCATCCCGCGACCGCAGCTCTACGCCGGCATCCTGTTCTTCGCCACCCTGGGTGCGTACGCCAGCAACCTCGAGGCCTTCGACCTCTTCCTGCTGCTCGTGCTCGGGCTGCTCGGGCTGATGATGCGGCGGTTCGCGCTGCCGGTGCTGCCGCTGATCCTCGGTGTCATCCTCGGCCCGCTCATGGAGTTCCGCCTGCGCGAGGCGATGGCGATCTCCGGTGGTGACGTCTCCGCGCTCTGGAGCGAGCCGCTCGCGGTGGTCATCTATGTCATCGTGGCGGTTGCCGTGATCGCTCCGCTCGTGGTCCGCCGGGTGCGTCCCGCGCCCGCCGCGGTGGCGGCCGACATCGAGGAATCGACCGAAGAGGAGAAGGTGCGATGACGACCATCGTGGTGGGCTGGACGCCCGACGAGTACGGCGAGGCAGCCCTGGCGCGTGCCATCGACGAGGCGAAGCTCCGCGACGGCAAGGTCGTGGTGGTCAACGCCACCCGCGGCGACGCCCTCGTCGACGAGAGGTACGCCGACGAGGACGAGCTCGCCGCACTGGCGGTCGAGCTGGGCGGTGCCGGCATCGAGGTCGACGTACGCCGCTCGATGGGCGCCGACGTCGGCGACCAGGTGCTCTCGGTCGCGGGCGACGTGTCCGCCGACCTGGTCGTCATCGGCCTGCGCCGGCGCTCGCCGGTCGGCAAGCTGTTGATGGGCAGCGTCGCGCAGCGCATCCTGCTCGGTGCGGACTGCGCGGTGCTGGCGGTCAAGCCGCAGGAGTGACGCACCTCCGCCCTCGGGGCGGTGCGTGAGGAGGGTTCCCGAGCCTAGAGATCCTCCTCACGCACCGCCCGTCGGTGCGTCTAGGGCTTGAGCCTGATGTTCTGGGTGAGGGTCGCCGTGGTGCCGGACCTCACCTTCACGGTGAGGGTCGCCTTCACCGTGCCCTTGCCCTTGAGCTTCTGCACGGCCCACTTCGCGATGCCGACCTTGACGCTGGCCTTGCCGGCGGACTTCAGCGACTTCCTGGCCGTGCCGAGCACCCGGCTCTTGAGCTTGAGGGCCTTCTGGACCTTCTTGCTCACCACGACCTGGGCGGTCGCCGTGCAGGCCGCCACGCAGGTGAGCGTGGCCTTCACGCCCTTGGCGCGGCTGGCCGTTCCGGCCCTGACGGTCGCGCCGTTGGTGTCCGGGTCGGGCACGGGGCCGATCCGCGTGACTGCCTCGCAGACCTGGAAGCCATCGGTCCCCAGGACGTCGTTGCCGTCGACGTACGCCTGGTCGGCGCCGGAGCCGCAGTTGACGGTGTCGACCTCACCGTCGGCGGCGCGCAGGACGTCGGCGCCGGCCGGGCAGCCGTAGGCCGAGCACGCGGTGTAGTCGCCGTA
This genomic interval carries:
- a CDS encoding tripartite tricarboxylate transporter TctB family protein, whose amino-acid sequence is MSTSLDTDRQTPDAPPPATPDRDMAQLGLAALLVVVGAYTFYDATTLRIGFGDPVGPRVFPYVIGAVTVALGLLLVLATLRGNVPEAEGGEDIDLRQPADWITVAKLVGVLLFTVLTISFVGWALSGAILFVGSAWALGSRTLVRDVIVGLVLSVASWYFFHEGLGVILPAGILDGVL
- a CDS encoding tripartite tricarboxylate transporter permease produces the protein MDSLNLLMDGFGAILTPQNLLFAAIGVLLGTFVGVLPGIGPAMAIALLLPVTYGLEPIPAFIMFAGIYYGGMYGGSTTAILLNTPGESASVMTALEGNLMAKAGRASQALATAAIGSFIAGTIGTMLVVFFAPALASVAVEIGAPSYFALMVLAMVSVTSVLGGSPLRGFIALFLGLTIGLVGLDLNTGQTRLSFDQPLLAGRIDVVVVAVAIFALGEAFWVAAHLRRSPVRIIPVGQPWLSGKDLKRSWGPWLRGTAFGFPFGAVPAGGAEIPTFLSFVTEKKLAVRRGQDEFGKGAIEGVAGPEAANNASAAGTFVPLLALGLPVTATSAVMLSAFQGYGIEPGPSLMTDQPELVWALLASLLVGNALLLVLNLPLAPLWAKLLRIPRPQLYAGILFFATLGAYASNLEAFDLFLLLVLGLLGLMMRRFALPVLPLILGVILGPLMEFRLREAMAISGGDVSALWSEPLAVVIYVIVAVAVIAPLVVRRVRPAPAAVAADIEESTEEEKVR
- a CDS encoding universal stress protein; the encoded protein is MTTIVVGWTPDEYGEAALARAIDEAKLRDGKVVVVNATRGDALVDERYADEDELAALAVELGGAGIEVDVRRSMGADVGDQVLSVAGDVSADLVVIGLRRRSPVGKLLMGSVAQRILLGADCAVLAVKPQE